The Streptomyces sp. NBC_01197 genome window below encodes:
- the speB gene encoding agmatinase has translation MSSTEQPRGPVDSSRVPRYAGPATFARLPRLDEVGTADVAVVGVPFDSGVSYRPGARFGGNAIREASRLLRPYNPAQDAAPFALAQVADAGDIAANPFNINEAVDTIEAAADDLLSTGARLMTLGGDHTIALPLLRSVAKLHGPVALLHFDAHLDTWDTYFGAEYTHGTPFRRAVEEGILDTSALSHVGTRGPLYGKKDLDDDAKMGFGIVSSADVMRRGVDEITDQLRQRIGDRPLYISIDIDVLDPAHAPGTGTPEAGGLTSRELLEIVRGLSSCHLVSADLVEVAPAYDHAEITSVAASHTAYELTTIMSRQIAEARAK, from the coding sequence ATGAGCAGCACCGAACAGCCGCGCGGCCCCGTCGATTCGTCCCGCGTCCCCCGGTACGCCGGCCCCGCGACCTTCGCCAGGCTGCCCAGGCTCGACGAGGTCGGCACGGCCGATGTGGCGGTCGTCGGTGTGCCCTTCGACTCCGGTGTCTCCTACCGGCCGGGCGCCCGCTTCGGCGGCAACGCCATCCGCGAGGCGTCCCGGCTGCTGCGCCCGTACAACCCGGCGCAGGACGCGGCGCCGTTCGCGCTGGCCCAGGTCGCCGACGCGGGCGACATCGCGGCCAACCCGTTCAACATCAACGAGGCCGTCGACACCATCGAGGCCGCCGCCGACGACCTGCTCTCCACCGGCGCCCGGCTGATGACGCTCGGCGGTGACCACACCATCGCGCTGCCGCTGCTGCGCTCGGTCGCCAAGCTGCACGGCCCGGTCGCGCTGCTGCACTTCGACGCGCACCTGGACACCTGGGACACCTACTTCGGGGCCGAGTACACCCACGGCACGCCGTTCCGCCGGGCCGTCGAGGAGGGCATCCTCGACACGTCCGCGCTCTCGCACGTGGGCACGCGCGGCCCGCTCTACGGCAAGAAGGACCTGGACGACGACGCGAAGATGGGCTTCGGCATCGTCTCGTCGGCCGACGTCATGCGGCGCGGGGTGGACGAGATCACCGACCAGCTGCGCCAGCGCATCGGCGACCGGCCGCTGTACATCTCCATCGACATCGACGTACTGGACCCGGCGCACGCGCCCGGCACCGGCACCCCGGAGGCGGGCGGGCTGACCTCCCGCGAGCTCCTGGAGATCGTCCGCGGGCTCTCCTCCTGCCACTTGGTCTCCGCCGACCTGGTGGAGGTCGCGCCGGCGTACGACCACGCCGAGATCACCTCCGTAGCCGCCTCCCACACGGCGTACGAGCTGACCACGATCATGTCGCGTCAGATTGCCGAGGCGCGGGCGAAGTGA
- a CDS encoding RloB family protein, whose amino-acid sequence MARARRGNDSLARPARGTGQRRREVYIFTEGKVTEPGYLDIVRESGLPKDPALQVDMHIMNRKLKSDRKPLDLVDMAVALKREKDREAKRAKVTLKSDLRPQFWCVFDHDNYPHLAAAMKQAKDDGIEVAFSHPCFEVWRLAHYQVVNGRFSGVCGGAAGRLPFAPGTVDAKDPKVVLPHQIVGRYETAKKNAEQMNGRHGEQLQKIDRDPYTDVYALVERGLGISTY is encoded by the coding sequence ATGGCGCGGGCAAGGAGGGGGAACGACTCGCTGGCCCGTCCGGCGAGGGGGACCGGGCAGCGCAGGCGCGAGGTCTACATCTTCACCGAGGGCAAGGTGACCGAGCCGGGCTATCTCGACATCGTCAGGGAGAGCGGCCTCCCGAAGGACCCGGCCCTGCAGGTCGACATGCACATCATGAATCGCAAGCTGAAGAGCGACCGTAAGCCGCTCGATCTGGTCGACATGGCGGTTGCGCTGAAGCGGGAGAAGGACCGCGAGGCCAAGCGAGCCAAGGTCACTCTGAAATCCGACCTCAGACCCCAGTTCTGGTGCGTCTTCGACCACGACAACTACCCGCATCTCGCAGCCGCCATGAAGCAGGCCAAGGATGATGGGATCGAGGTTGCCTTCTCGCACCCGTGTTTCGAGGTGTGGCGCCTCGCCCACTACCAGGTGGTCAACGGCAGGTTCTCCGGCGTGTGCGGTGGAGCGGCCGGCCGGTTGCCGTTCGCGCCGGGCACCGTGGATGCGAAAGACCCCAAGGTTGTCCTCCCGCACCAGATCGTCGGCCGCTACGAGACGGCGAAGAAGAACGCGGAGCAGATGAACGGCCGGCACGGCGAGCAACTGCAGAAGATCGACAGGGACCCTTACACGGACGTGTACGCCTTGGTGGAGCGGGGTCTCGGGATCTCCACGTACTGA
- a CDS encoding sodium:solute symporter — protein sequence MAVDYAVIVAYLAGMLAMGWWGMRRAKSKSEFLVAGRRLGPAMYSGTMAAIVLGGASTIGGVGLGYQYGLSGAWMVFTIGLGLLALSIFFSGRIARLKVYTVSEMLDLRYGGRAGVISGVVMWAYTLMLAVTSTIAYATIFDVLFDMNRTVAIILGGAIVVAYSTLGGMWSITLTDMVQFVVKTIGVLLLLLPIAIVKAGGFSEMKAKLPTSYFDPLGIGAETIFTYVLIYTFGMLIGQDIWQRVFTARSDKVARLGGTVAGTYCLVYAVAGAVIGTAAKVMYPKLPSSDAAFATIVKDELPIGVRGLVLAAALAAVMSTSSGALIACATVANNDIWSRLRGIRGGGRAKGEDHDEVRGNRAFILVMGVLVICIAIALNNVVEALTVAYNLLVGGLLVPILGGLLWKRGTVQGALASVAAGGLVVLGLMVKFGALANEPIYYGLLCSLVVYVVVSLATKPTDRAVLAAWRERLAGRDGSGAEAAAGPGSEPGSAADSVAAHS from the coding sequence ATGGCAGTCGACTACGCGGTGATCGTGGCCTATCTGGCAGGCATGCTCGCCATGGGCTGGTGGGGCATGCGCCGCGCCAAGTCCAAGTCGGAGTTCCTGGTGGCGGGCCGCAGGCTCGGACCCGCCATGTACTCCGGCACCATGGCCGCGATCGTGCTCGGCGGCGCCTCCACCATCGGCGGTGTGGGCCTCGGGTACCAGTACGGGCTCTCCGGCGCCTGGATGGTCTTCACCATCGGCCTGGGGCTCCTCGCGCTCAGCATCTTCTTCTCCGGGCGCATCGCCCGGTTGAAGGTCTACACCGTCTCCGAGATGCTCGACCTGCGCTACGGCGGCCGGGCCGGGGTCATCTCCGGCGTGGTCATGTGGGCGTACACGCTGATGCTCGCGGTCACCTCGACCATCGCCTACGCCACGATCTTCGACGTCCTCTTCGACATGAACCGGACCGTGGCGATCATTCTCGGCGGTGCGATCGTCGTCGCGTACTCGACGCTCGGCGGCATGTGGTCGATCACCCTCACCGACATGGTGCAGTTCGTCGTCAAGACGATCGGCGTGCTCCTCCTGCTGCTGCCGATCGCGATCGTCAAGGCCGGCGGCTTCTCCGAGATGAAGGCCAAGCTGCCCACCTCGTACTTCGACCCGCTGGGCATCGGCGCCGAGACGATCTTCACGTATGTCCTGATCTACACCTTCGGCATGCTGATCGGGCAGGACATCTGGCAGCGGGTGTTCACCGCGCGCAGCGACAAGGTCGCCCGGCTCGGTGGCACGGTCGCCGGTACGTACTGCCTGGTGTACGCGGTCGCCGGGGCCGTCATCGGGACGGCCGCCAAGGTCATGTACCCGAAGCTGCCGAGCTCCGACGCCGCCTTCGCCACCATCGTGAAGGACGAACTGCCCATAGGCGTACGGGGACTGGTGCTCGCCGCCGCGCTGGCAGCGGTGATGTCCACCTCGTCCGGGGCGCTGATCGCCTGCGCCACCGTCGCCAACAACGACATCTGGTCGCGGCTGCGCGGGATACGGGGCGGCGGGCGCGCAAAGGGCGAGGACCACGACGAGGTGCGCGGCAACCGGGCCTTCATCCTCGTCATGGGCGTCCTGGTCATCTGTATCGCCATCGCGCTGAACAACGTCGTCGAGGCGCTCACCGTCGCGTACAACCTGCTGGTCGGCGGGTTGCTGGTGCCGATCCTGGGCGGTCTGCTGTGGAAACGCGGCACGGTGCAGGGAGCGCTGGCGTCCGTCGCGGCGGGCGGGCTCGTCGTGCTGGGCCTGATGGTGAAGTTCGGCGCCCTCGCCAACGAGCCGATCTACTACGGGCTGCTCTGCTCCCTGGTCGTGTACGTCGTCGTCTCGCTGGCCACCAAGCCGACCGACAGGGCGGTGCTCGCGGCCTGGCGGGAGCGGCTGGCCGGGCGTGACGGATCCGGCGCGGAAGCAGCCGCCGGGCCCGGCTCGGAGCCCGGCTCCGCCGCCGATTCCGTAGCGGCCCACAGCTAA
- a CDS encoding PucR family transcriptional regulator, producing the protein MDGTSMPDAAAPPTSPVQLSALLARRDLGLRQVAGPPAGEGDGAAVHWVHTSEMADPYPYLLGGELLLTAGVQLADDPDRYAARVVAAGGAALGFGLAPVYDTVPDALAAACDRHGLPLVEVPTRTPFTAVARAVWGLMAEARHHELRRVTQAQQGLAAAAARPDPVPAVLRQLATRLGGRAVLLAADGTVLQAAGREPEPGAREALATLARVVRPGAQPYPSPAPGAGPAGPRPAPASATDTAGSAHLAAYAVAGGEGLVLGVATTSREPGDHTIAGVAVVLLSLLTADRQGADEAARSSALVRLLLGSAPADVAPLLGAGPWTVVHAHGTGSPPALGSPLVDTSADPVRILLPADREVTRHPGWTLGLSAPAALRDLPAADAQAGRALRHAEATRAPLSRHGATGLAALLDPSEAAAHARTLLAPLGDPPPAALLDTLRTWLALHGSWDRTAVAMSIHRNTVRQRIGRCATLLGSDLDDMDVRTELWVALRRG; encoded by the coding sequence ATGGATGGAACATCCATGCCGGACGCCGCCGCTCCACCGACTTCCCCCGTCCAGCTGTCGGCCCTGCTCGCCCGCCGGGACCTCGGGCTGCGCCAGGTCGCGGGCCCTCCGGCGGGGGAAGGCGACGGTGCGGCGGTGCACTGGGTGCACACCAGTGAGATGGCCGACCCGTATCCGTATCTGCTCGGCGGCGAGCTGCTGCTGACCGCCGGGGTGCAGCTCGCCGACGACCCGGACCGGTACGCGGCCCGCGTCGTCGCGGCGGGCGGAGCGGCGCTCGGCTTCGGGCTCGCGCCGGTGTACGACACGGTGCCGGATGCGCTGGCCGCCGCGTGCGACCGCCATGGCCTGCCGCTGGTGGAGGTGCCGACCAGGACCCCGTTCACGGCGGTCGCCCGCGCGGTGTGGGGCCTGATGGCGGAGGCCCGCCACCACGAGCTGCGCCGGGTGACCCAGGCCCAGCAGGGCCTGGCTGCGGCGGCGGCCCGCCCGGATCCGGTACCCGCGGTGCTGCGCCAGCTGGCCACCCGGCTCGGCGGCCGGGCAGTACTGCTCGCCGCGGACGGCACGGTGCTCCAGGCCGCGGGCCGCGAGCCGGAGCCCGGTGCCCGCGAGGCACTGGCGACGCTCGCCCGGGTCGTACGGCCGGGGGCGCAGCCGTACCCCTCCCCCGCACCCGGGGCCGGTCCGGCCGGCCCGCGCCCCGCGCCCGCGTCCGCCACGGACACGGCGGGCTCCGCACATCTCGCGGCATACGCGGTGGCGGGCGGCGAGGGCCTGGTACTCGGCGTGGCCACCACCTCACGCGAACCGGGCGACCACACCATCGCCGGGGTCGCCGTCGTCCTGCTCTCCCTGCTCACCGCGGACCGGCAGGGCGCCGACGAGGCGGCGCGCTCGTCGGCGCTGGTCCGGCTGCTGCTCGGCTCCGCACCCGCCGACGTGGCGCCACTGCTGGGCGCGGGCCCCTGGACGGTGGTGCACGCCCACGGCACGGGGAGCCCGCCCGCGCTGGGCAGCCCACTGGTGGACACGTCGGCCGACCCCGTACGCATCCTGCTGCCCGCCGACCGCGAGGTGACCCGCCACCCCGGCTGGACGCTAGGGCTGAGCGCCCCGGCCGCGCTACGAGACCTCCCGGCGGCCGATGCCCAGGCGGGCCGGGCCCTGCGCCACGCGGAGGCGACCCGGGCCCCGCTGTCCCGGCACGGCGCGACGGGCCTCGCCGCCCTCCTCGACCCGTCCGAGGCCGCGGCCCACGCCCGCACCCTCCTCGCCCCGCTCGGAGACCCGCCGCCCGCGGCGCTGCTCGACACCCTGCGCACCTGGCTTGCGCTGCACGGCAGTTGGGACCGTACGGCGGTGGCGATGAGCATCCACCGGAACACGGTCCGCCAGCGCATCGGCCGCTGCGCGACCCTGCTCGGCTCGGACCTGGACGACATGGACGTACGGACGGAGCTGTGGGTCGCGCTGCGGCGGGGGTGA
- a CDS encoding CopG family transcriptional regulator, whose amino-acid sequence MALKKTTVMVEEEDLRAVKEAAEREGKPEAEYFREAFHIAALRSRRWDDDWDIPSLDFGGPVSAEDIDKAVGDGVADKR is encoded by the coding sequence ATGGCACTCAAGAAGACGACGGTGATGGTCGAGGAGGAAGACCTCCGGGCCGTCAAGGAAGCCGCGGAGCGCGAAGGCAAACCCGAAGCGGAGTACTTCCGCGAGGCATTCCACATCGCGGCGCTGAGATCCCGGCGCTGGGATGACGACTGGGACATTCCGAGTCTCGACTTCGGCGGCCCGGTCTCGGCGGAGGACATCGACAAGGCCGTGGGCGATGGGGTGGCGGACAAGCGTTGA
- a CDS encoding PIN domain-containing protein, which translates to MIVIGDTSGLVAALNTSDPEHEAARKALRKASTTVVSPLVLMEIEHITTRNVNRRAAHSVNDWLLGQERTLRVLIPEVSAETLRKARGIQNRYSALVLDLADAVNVVLAEAYETDCVLTLDRRDFRAVRPLTGHQAFRVLPDDL; encoded by the coding sequence TTGATCGTCATCGGTGACACCTCGGGCCTGGTGGCCGCCCTCAACACGTCGGATCCCGAACACGAAGCGGCCCGCAAAGCACTGCGGAAAGCATCGACGACGGTGGTGTCCCCTCTCGTCCTCATGGAGATCGAACACATCACAACCCGGAACGTGAACAGGCGCGCAGCGCACTCGGTGAACGACTGGTTGCTCGGGCAGGAGCGCACACTTCGTGTACTCATTCCCGAGGTGTCCGCCGAGACGTTGCGCAAGGCGCGGGGAATCCAGAACCGCTACAGCGCGCTGGTGCTGGATCTCGCTGACGCGGTGAACGTCGTCCTTGCCGAGGCGTATGAGACCGACTGCGTTCTGACTCTGGACCGCCGAGACTTCAGGGCGGTACGACCATTGACCGGTCACCAGGCTTTTCGAGTACTGCCCGATGACCTCTGA
- a CDS encoding thiamine pyrophosphate-binding protein → MTHDHHHETPRFTAEQTAAALNPPAGRNGGDLVVETLQGLGATTVFGLPGQHALGMFDALRRSALSYVGLRVENNAGFAADAYGRITGEVAPLLLSTGPGALTSLAALQEAAAASAPVLAISSQVPTAGLGGGRHGYLHELRDQKASFRDIVKSVHTVRTASQIPSAIAAAWESALTAPHGPVWVEIPQDVLLAATTLPPVTAMDATPRELEPRPELTAVAAHLLSHAERPVIIAGGGVVRSDAAGKLLALAERLDAPVVCTVGGKGALPWEHPLSLQSWMEDRHTTDFLEAADVLLVVGSGLGELSSNYHTFKPRGRVVQIEADLGKLESNHPALGIHADARIALSALLETVEERTDPGAADSVRTVLAKVAERIAGQDLDREQRILASVRAALPASSPSFWDMTILAYWAWSAWPGALHSAQGAGGLGYGFPAALGAAVADPTTPVLAVSGDGGAMYSIAELATARQYGLPVTWLIVDDGGYGILREYMEDAFGEATATELTRPDFVALAESFGVPALRTSPETLTDDLAKALAEPGPSVVVLPAVLKMFAPTHLGDS, encoded by the coding sequence GTGACCCACGACCACCACCACGAGACCCCGCGGTTCACCGCTGAGCAGACCGCCGCCGCGCTGAACCCTCCGGCAGGGCGCAACGGCGGCGACCTGGTCGTCGAGACCCTCCAGGGGCTGGGCGCCACCACGGTCTTCGGCCTCCCCGGCCAGCACGCGCTCGGCATGTTCGACGCGCTGCGCCGCTCCGCGCTCTCGTACGTGGGGCTGCGCGTCGAGAACAACGCGGGCTTCGCCGCCGACGCGTACGGCCGGATCACCGGCGAGGTCGCCCCGCTGCTGCTCTCCACCGGCCCCGGCGCGCTGACCTCGCTCGCCGCGCTCCAGGAGGCGGCGGCGGCCAGCGCGCCCGTGCTCGCGATCTCCAGCCAGGTCCCGACGGCCGGGCTCGGCGGCGGACGCCACGGATACCTGCATGAACTCCGTGACCAGAAGGCGTCGTTCCGCGACATCGTGAAGTCCGTGCACACCGTGCGCACCGCGTCCCAGATCCCCTCCGCCATCGCGGCGGCCTGGGAGTCCGCGCTGACCGCCCCGCACGGGCCCGTCTGGGTGGAGATCCCGCAGGACGTGCTGCTGGCCGCGACGACCCTGCCGCCCGTCACCGCGATGGACGCGACCCCGCGCGAGCTGGAACCGCGCCCCGAACTGACGGCGGTGGCAGCACACTTGCTCTCGCACGCCGAGCGCCCGGTGATCATCGCGGGGGGCGGTGTCGTACGGTCCGACGCGGCCGGCAAGCTGCTCGCGCTCGCCGAACGGCTCGACGCCCCGGTCGTCTGCACGGTCGGCGGGAAGGGCGCTCTCCCCTGGGAGCACCCGCTCTCGCTCCAGTCGTGGATGGAGGACCGGCACACCACGGACTTCCTGGAGGCGGCGGACGTCCTGCTGGTAGTCGGCTCCGGGCTGGGCGAACTCTCCTCGAACTACCACACGTTCAAGCCACGCGGCCGGGTCGTCCAGATCGAGGCGGACCTCGGCAAGCTGGAGTCCAACCACCCGGCGCTCGGCATCCACGCCGACGCCCGGATCGCGCTGTCCGCCCTGCTCGAAACGGTGGAGGAGCGCACCGATCCGGGCGCGGCCGACTCCGTACGCACCGTCCTCGCCAAGGTCGCGGAGCGGATCGCGGGCCAGGACCTGGACCGGGAACAGCGGATCCTGGCCTCGGTCAGGGCCGCGCTGCCCGCGTCGTCACCCAGCTTCTGGGACATGACGATCCTCGCCTACTGGGCGTGGTCCGCCTGGCCGGGCGCGCTGCACTCCGCGCAGGGCGCGGGCGGCCTCGGCTACGGCTTCCCGGCCGCACTGGGAGCGGCGGTCGCCGACCCGACCACGCCGGTCCTCGCGGTGTCGGGCGACGGCGGTGCGATGTACTCGATCGCCGAACTGGCGACGGCCCGCCAGTACGGCCTGCCGGTCACCTGGCTGATCGTGGACGACGGCGGCTACGGCATCCTGCGCGAGTACATGGAGGACGCCTTCGGCGAGGCCACCGCGACGGAACTCACCCGTCCGGACTTCGTGGCCCTGGCCGAGTCCTTCGGGGTCCCGGCACTGCGTACGTCCCCGGAGACGCTGACCGATGACCTGGCCAAGGCCCTCGCGGAGCCGGGCCCTTCGGTGGTCGTGCTGCCTGCGGTGCTGAAGATGTTCGCGCCGACGCATCTGGGCGACAGCTGA
- a CDS encoding AAA family ATPase yields the protein MLLRFRVANVRSLRDEQELSFVAPEGEENGAATELELAGGGSVAVYPLLGIFGANASGKSNVLAALGDMRNAVLNSYARWASYDGIPRQAFALSPKSEGEPSFFEADLVIDSVRWTYGFELGPSRVEAEWLHSYPRGRRQEWLDRDASRVEVFKWPGGRVRDRAQLVRRTRPNALLLSTAGTDNHPQLSPLFHWFRRNLWSINPEAERTQREEFTTRELGGARASRIQALLQVADLGISGAAIVPDGPGRSTVKLTHRSAAGDVAFDWHEESYGTRSWFALLGPLLLALDEGAVLLIDELDASLHSRFAAEVVRLFHDPDANPHGAQLVFTSHDATMLTTPIGERLLEPGQVWLTQKDKDGASELYPLTDADPGEDEDLTKSYLAGAFGGVPALLEGQIARRLRASRTTGAYDEVGQD from the coding sequence GTGCTGCTGAGGTTCCGTGTCGCGAACGTACGGTCTCTGCGAGACGAGCAGGAGCTGTCCTTCGTCGCGCCCGAAGGTGAGGAGAACGGGGCAGCTACCGAGCTGGAGCTGGCAGGCGGCGGATCCGTAGCCGTATACCCCCTGCTCGGCATCTTCGGCGCGAATGCCTCTGGCAAGTCGAACGTCCTGGCTGCTCTCGGCGACATGCGCAACGCAGTCCTCAACTCCTATGCACGCTGGGCCTCTTACGACGGCATCCCGCGCCAGGCATTCGCCCTGAGCCCGAAGAGCGAGGGTGAGCCGTCCTTCTTCGAAGCCGATCTCGTGATCGACTCGGTGCGCTGGACGTACGGTTTCGAGCTCGGCCCCTCCCGTGTCGAAGCCGAATGGCTGCACAGCTACCCGCGCGGACGCCGCCAGGAGTGGCTCGACCGCGACGCCTCCCGTGTCGAGGTCTTCAAGTGGCCGGGCGGCCGGGTCCGCGACCGCGCCCAGCTCGTACGCCGTACGAGGCCGAACGCACTCCTGCTGTCCACCGCCGGCACGGACAACCACCCGCAGCTCTCGCCACTCTTCCACTGGTTTCGCCGCAACCTCTGGTCGATCAACCCGGAGGCCGAGCGGACGCAGCGTGAGGAGTTCACCACACGTGAGCTCGGGGGCGCGCGGGCCTCCCGTATCCAGGCGCTCCTTCAGGTCGCGGACCTGGGCATCTCCGGGGCGGCGATCGTTCCCGACGGACCGGGCAGAAGCACGGTGAAGCTCACTCATCGTTCGGCCGCCGGGGATGTGGCCTTCGACTGGCATGAGGAGTCCTACGGCACCCGCTCCTGGTTCGCCCTCCTGGGCCCCCTGCTCCTGGCTCTCGACGAGGGCGCGGTGCTGCTCATCGACGAGCTGGATGCGAGCCTGCACTCCCGCTTCGCCGCCGAGGTTGTCCGCCTCTTCCATGACCCGGACGCGAACCCGCACGGCGCGCAGCTGGTCTTCACGTCACACGACGCGACGATGCTCACCACCCCGATCGGCGAGCGGCTCCTGGAGCCGGGCCAGGTGTGGCTGACACAGAAGGACAAGGACGGCGCGAGCGAGCTGTACCCGCTGACAGACGCGGACCCCGGCGAGGACGAGGACCTGACCAAGTCGTATCTGGCCGGGGCGTTCGGCGGAGTTCCCGCACTCCTGGAGGGACAGATCGCCCGGCGGCTGCGCGCTTCACGGACGACGGGCGCATATGACGAGGTGGGGCAGGACTGA
- a CDS encoding ATP-binding protein: MTAPQGGEPAGTGTASDDQDSSAVHSTSGHNPARPLRDRLAAQRERVAALVRERSADDPTADDPLRGLYLSKDAVNHLLEKSGPAREDSAEGVLVGGSTPLGPADRLAGLAARMRLTDLETTVLLLALAPDLDRDFEQLYGYLNNDVSRRRATVGLVLDVCGLPALDATVRDLFHPTAPLSWLGLLRVEEPDAPFLGRALRVPDRLAAHLVGNDTPDAALEGHVRAVRASPAGAGDPLTGKLAKLLAEPEPPVIYLRERREGDGLACAAAALAAAGRPALHLTTAAETRSRETGEQRDSGEERPGGTYAHSHSPLPQLLLEARLRGCAIVVSPLPEQPADLIRSLDAGDVPLILAGSEPYDPQWCDPDPLVLDAPGSTSDTVGLWAAALGVESAQDLGFDLAGTVATYRLGGDRIRRAAHSALDLAALDGTDVTAEHLRVAARQQSASGLERHARRIMPAVGWHDLVLPKAPLEHLHELAQRARHRERVLGDWQLSAGGGRGRGVLAMFAGDSGTGKTLSAEVVAADLGLDLYVVQLSSVVDKYVGETEKNLERIFSEADRTDAVLLFDEADAVFGKRSDVKDAHDRYANLESAYLLQRLESFSGVALLTTNLRANIDDAFTRRLDLVVDFPFPDEDQRLALWRHSLAHVPCADDIDPGPCARDFELAGGSIRSAVVTAAYAAATRGGSVTSDDLLAGARREYRKAGRLVVGDVSW, translated from the coding sequence ATGACAGCCCCGCAAGGCGGCGAGCCGGCCGGCACCGGCACCGCGTCCGATGACCAGGACAGCTCCGCCGTGCACAGCACTTCCGGCCACAACCCGGCCCGTCCCCTGCGCGACCGGCTCGCCGCCCAGCGCGAGCGGGTCGCCGCCCTGGTGCGGGAGCGCTCCGCCGATGACCCCACGGCCGACGACCCGCTGCGCGGGCTGTATCTGTCAAAAGACGCCGTGAATCACCTTCTGGAGAAGTCCGGCCCCGCACGGGAGGATTCCGCGGAGGGAGTTCTCGTCGGCGGGAGCACGCCGCTGGGTCCCGCCGACCGGCTTGCCGGCCTGGCCGCGCGAATGCGGCTGACCGATCTGGAAACCACGGTCCTGCTCCTTGCGCTCGCCCCGGACCTCGACCGCGACTTCGAGCAGCTGTACGGCTACCTCAACAACGACGTCAGCCGTCGGCGGGCGACCGTCGGGCTGGTGCTCGACGTGTGCGGCCTGCCGGCCCTGGACGCGACAGTCCGCGATCTCTTCCATCCGACCGCGCCGCTCTCCTGGCTCGGTCTGTTGCGGGTCGAGGAACCGGACGCTCCCTTCCTCGGCCGTGCCCTGCGCGTACCCGACCGGCTGGCCGCCCACCTGGTCGGCAACGACACCCCTGACGCCGCGTTGGAGGGGCATGTCCGCGCCGTGCGGGCCTCTCCCGCCGGCGCGGGTGATCCGCTGACTGGCAAGTTGGCCAAGCTCCTCGCCGAACCCGAACCTCCTGTGATCTACCTGCGCGAGCGTCGGGAAGGCGACGGCCTGGCCTGCGCGGCCGCGGCCCTCGCCGCCGCGGGCCGACCCGCGCTGCACCTCACCACCGCGGCGGAGACACGCTCACGGGAGACCGGCGAGCAGCGCGACAGCGGCGAAGAACGGCCCGGCGGTACGTACGCGCACTCCCACAGTCCGCTGCCGCAACTGCTGCTGGAGGCCCGGCTGCGCGGCTGCGCGATCGTGGTCTCGCCGCTGCCGGAGCAGCCGGCCGACCTGATCCGCTCGCTGGACGCAGGCGACGTGCCGCTGATCCTCGCCGGATCGGAGCCGTACGACCCTCAGTGGTGCGATCCCGACCCGCTCGTCCTGGACGCACCCGGTTCGACGTCGGACACGGTCGGGCTCTGGGCCGCCGCCCTCGGAGTGGAGTCGGCGCAGGACCTGGGTTTCGATCTGGCCGGAACGGTCGCCACCTACCGGCTGGGCGGCGACCGGATTCGCCGGGCCGCCCACTCGGCGCTGGACCTCGCCGCTCTGGACGGCACCGATGTGACGGCCGAGCACCTGCGAGTGGCCGCCCGACAGCAGTCCGCGTCGGGGCTGGAACGGCACGCCCGCCGGATCATGCCGGCCGTCGGCTGGCACGACCTGGTCCTGCCGAAGGCTCCGCTGGAGCATCTGCACGAGTTGGCCCAGCGCGCCCGGCACCGCGAACGGGTGCTCGGGGACTGGCAGTTGAGTGCCGGGGGCGGCCGGGGCCGCGGCGTCCTCGCGATGTTCGCCGGGGACTCCGGCACCGGGAAGACGCTCTCCGCGGAAGTGGTCGCCGCCGACCTCGGCCTGGACCTCTACGTCGTGCAGCTCTCGTCCGTGGTCGACAAATACGTCGGTGAGACGGAGAAGAACCTGGAGCGGATCTTCAGCGAGGCCGACCGCACCGACGCCGTGCTCCTCTTCGACGAGGCCGACGCCGTGTTCGGGAAGCGCTCCGACGTGAAGGACGCCCACGACCGGTACGCCAACCTCGAAAGCGCCTACCTGCTGCAACGTCTGGAGTCGTTCAGCGGCGTCGCCCTGCTCACCACCAACCTGCGCGCCAACATCGACGACGCCTTCACCCGCAGGCTGGACCTGGTGGTCGACTTCCCGTTCCCGGACGAGGACCAGCGGCTGGCCCTGTGGCGGCACAGCCTGGCCCACGTCCCGTGCGCGGACGACATCGACCCGGGACCGTGCGCCCGGGACTTCGAGCTGGCCGGCGGCTCGATCCGCAGCGCCGTGGTGACCGCCGCCTACGCCGCGGCCACCCGCGGCGGTTCTGTCACATCGGACGACCTGCTGGCCGGTGCGCGGAGGGAATACCGCAAGGCCGGGCGCCTGGTCGTGGGCGACGTCAGCTGGTGA